The proteins below are encoded in one region of Microbispora sp. NBC_01189:
- a CDS encoding FAD-binding oxidoreductase: MDAYARDRTFAPPGKPLGVVLAESRDDVAATLRWASAHRVPVVPRGAGTGLAGGATAVDGCVVLSLARMTAIRELSPQDEIAVVEPGVITADLDRAAREHGLMYAPDPSSYEISTIGGNLATNAGGLRCVKYGVTRDSALGLEVVLADGRVLTTGRRTMKGVTGYDLTGLFVGSEGTLGVITAATLRLRRAPRELSTVAAEFTSLRAAAEAVAAIIAAGCQPSMLELLDRTTLRAIDDWKNIGLEPSTRAMLIAQAEGPAEESAARMAELCAAASFVAVSSTPEEAAELVGVRRLAYPAKERLGQCLVEDVCVPRSALPEMIATIEETAARHGVLISTVAHAGDGNVHPVFVFDRGLAEPPPEVWAAADEVFRAALALGGTLTGEHGVGLLKKRWLGLETGPVAAELHQGIKQVFDPLNILNPGKAI, from the coding sequence ATGGACGCATACGCGCGGGACCGCACGTTCGCGCCGCCCGGCAAGCCGCTCGGGGTGGTGCTCGCCGAGTCGCGCGACGACGTCGCCGCCACGCTGCGCTGGGCGAGCGCGCACCGGGTGCCGGTGGTCCCGCGCGGCGCCGGCACCGGCCTGGCCGGCGGTGCGACGGCCGTGGACGGCTGCGTGGTCCTCTCCCTCGCGCGGATGACCGCGATCCGGGAGCTGTCGCCGCAGGACGAGATCGCGGTCGTGGAGCCCGGGGTCATCACCGCCGACCTCGACCGGGCGGCCCGCGAGCACGGCCTGATGTACGCCCCCGACCCCTCGTCGTACGAGATCTCGACGATCGGCGGCAACCTGGCGACCAACGCGGGCGGCCTGCGGTGCGTCAAGTACGGCGTGACCCGCGACTCGGCGCTCGGGCTGGAGGTGGTGCTGGCCGACGGGCGGGTGCTCACGACCGGCCGCCGCACCATGAAGGGGGTCACCGGTTACGACCTGACCGGCCTGTTCGTCGGGTCGGAGGGCACGCTCGGCGTGATCACCGCCGCGACGCTGCGGCTGCGGCGGGCGCCGCGCGAGCTGTCCACCGTGGCGGCCGAGTTCACCTCGCTGCGCGCGGCCGCCGAGGCCGTCGCGGCGATCATCGCCGCGGGCTGCCAGCCGTCGATGCTGGAGCTCCTCGACCGTACGACCCTGCGGGCCATCGACGACTGGAAGAACATCGGGCTGGAGCCCTCCACCAGGGCCATGCTCATCGCCCAGGCCGAGGGCCCGGCCGAGGAGTCCGCCGCCCGGATGGCGGAGCTGTGCGCCGCCGCGTCGTTCGTCGCGGTGTCGTCCACGCCGGAGGAGGCGGCCGAGCTCGTCGGCGTCCGGCGCCTGGCCTACCCGGCCAAGGAGCGCCTGGGCCAGTGCCTGGTGGAGGACGTGTGCGTGCCCCGCTCGGCGCTCCCCGAGATGATCGCCACGATCGAGGAGACCGCCGCCCGGCACGGCGTCCTGATCTCGACGGTCGCCCACGCGGGGGACGGCAACGTGCACCCGGTGTTCGTGTTCGACCGCGGCCTGGCCGAGCCGCCGCCCGAGGTCTGGGCCGCGGCCGACGAGGTGTTCCGCGCCGCGCTCGCCCTCGGCGGGACGCTGACCGGCGAGCACGGCGTCGGGCTGCTGAAGAAGCGCTGGCTCGGCCTGGAGACCGGGCCCGTGGCCGCCGAACTGCACCAGGGCATCAAGCAGGTCTTCGACCCGCTGAACATCCTCAACCCCGGCAAGGCCATCTGA
- a CDS encoding acyl-CoA carboxylase subunit beta, whose amino-acid sequence MTVLVSRLDAAGAEYGARREAMLAKLAELEAEHAKAVAGGGPKYVERHRERGGLLPRERIELLVDPDAPFLELSPLAAWGTEFPVGASVVTGVGVVEGVQCVITASDPTVRGGASNPWTLRKTLRAAEIALRNRMPYVNLVESGGADLPTQKEIFIPGGQVFRDLTRLSAAGIPTIALVFGNATAGGAYVPGLSDHVVMVRERAKVFLGGPPLVKMATGEESDDESLGGAEMHARASGLADHLAADEHDALRIGRRIVRRLGRRAPGHTDRDHPAPLFDEDELLGIVPEDLKVPFDPREVLARVVDGSDFDEFKPLYGPSLVTGWASVHGHPVGVLANARGVLFGAESQKAAQFVQLANATRTPLVFLQNTTGYMVGREYEQSGIVKHGSLMINAVANSTVPHITIVMGASYGAGNYGMCGRAYDPRFLFSWPSAKSAVMGPAQLAGVMSIVGRAAAEARGQVYDEEADAAMRAAVETQIEAESAAFFLSGRLYDDGVIDPRDTRTVLGLCLSAVAGAPDPGRAGYGVFRM is encoded by the coding sequence ATGACCGTGCTCGTGAGCCGGCTGGACGCCGCCGGCGCCGAGTACGGCGCGCGGCGCGAGGCCATGCTGGCGAAGCTCGCCGAACTGGAGGCCGAGCACGCGAAGGCCGTCGCGGGCGGCGGGCCGAAGTACGTCGAGCGGCACCGCGAACGCGGCGGACTGCTCCCCCGGGAGCGGATCGAGTTGCTGGTCGACCCCGACGCGCCGTTCCTCGAACTGTCCCCGCTGGCCGCCTGGGGCACCGAGTTCCCCGTCGGCGCGAGCGTGGTGACCGGAGTCGGGGTCGTGGAGGGCGTCCAGTGCGTGATCACGGCCAGCGACCCGACCGTGCGCGGCGGCGCGTCCAACCCCTGGACGCTGCGCAAGACGCTGCGGGCCGCCGAGATCGCGCTGCGCAACCGCATGCCGTACGTGAACCTGGTGGAGTCGGGCGGCGCGGACCTGCCGACGCAGAAGGAGATCTTCATCCCCGGCGGGCAGGTGTTCCGGGACCTGACCCGGCTGTCGGCCGCCGGGATTCCGACGATCGCGCTCGTCTTCGGCAACGCGACCGCCGGCGGGGCGTACGTCCCCGGCCTGAGCGACCACGTCGTGATGGTGCGGGAGCGGGCCAAGGTGTTCCTCGGCGGCCCGCCGCTGGTGAAGATGGCGACCGGCGAGGAGTCCGACGACGAGTCGCTGGGCGGGGCGGAGATGCACGCCCGCGCCTCGGGCCTCGCCGACCACCTCGCGGCCGATGAGCACGACGCGCTCCGGATCGGCCGGCGGATCGTGCGTCGGCTCGGCCGGCGCGCACCCGGGCACACTGACCGCGACCACCCGGCCCCCCTCTTCGACGAGGACGAACTGCTGGGCATCGTGCCGGAGGACCTGAAGGTCCCCTTCGATCCCCGCGAGGTCCTGGCCCGGGTGGTGGACGGCAGCGACTTCGACGAGTTCAAGCCGCTCTACGGGCCGAGCCTGGTCACCGGCTGGGCGAGCGTCCACGGCCACCCGGTCGGGGTCCTCGCCAACGCCCGGGGGGTGCTGTTCGGGGCCGAGTCGCAGAAGGCCGCGCAGTTCGTCCAGCTCGCGAACGCCACGCGCACGCCGCTCGTGTTCCTGCAGAACACGACGGGCTACATGGTCGGCAGGGAGTACGAGCAGAGCGGCATCGTCAAGCACGGCTCACTGATGATCAACGCGGTGGCCAACTCGACCGTGCCCCACATCACGATCGTGATGGGCGCCTCCTACGGCGCGGGCAACTACGGCATGTGCGGGCGGGCCTACGACCCCCGGTTCCTGTTCAGCTGGCCGAGCGCCAAGTCGGCCGTCATGGGCCCGGCCCAGCTCGCCGGGGTGATGTCGATCGTGGGCCGGGCCGCGGCCGAGGCGCGCGGGCAGGTCTACGACGAGGAGGCCGACGCGGCGATGCGGGCGGCGGTCGAGACGCAGATCGAGGCGGAGTCGGCGGCGTTCTTCCTGTCCGGCCGCCTCTACGACGACGGGGTCATCGACCCGCGCGACACCCGCACGGTGCTCGGGTTGTGCCTGTCGGCGGTCGCGGGGGCGCCGGACCCCGGTCGGGCCGGCTACGGCGTCTTCCGGATGTGA
- a CDS encoding enoyl-CoA hydratase-related protein: MNAAGESSRRPHAPQDAGASSGDLVRWERAGGVATITLDSPHNRNALSSRLLARLDEALSWALDEPAVRVIVLTGAGPVFCAGADLKEQRGGGAPVTAPVTVSFPAVMLRIWESPKPVVCRLNGTARAGGLGLVAACDFAIAPQSASFAFTEVRLGVVPAMIAATCLRRLEPRAAAEYLLTGEVFSAARAVEIGLLTRAVPEEDLDAMVAHYTGMLLRGGPEALAITKRLVREVPLMPVEAGLREMAALSAERFASEEGQEGIRAFAEKRPAAWVPSETTGAEAGR; the protein is encoded by the coding sequence ATGAACGCGGCCGGCGAGTCGTCGCGACGACCACATGCCCCGCAGGATGCAGGGGCGTCCTCGGGGGATCTCGTGCGGTGGGAGCGGGCGGGCGGCGTTGCCACGATCACGCTCGACTCGCCGCACAACCGCAACGCCCTGTCGTCCCGGCTGCTCGCGCGACTCGACGAGGCTCTTTCGTGGGCGCTGGACGAGCCCGCCGTACGGGTGATCGTGCTGACCGGAGCGGGGCCGGTGTTCTGCGCCGGAGCGGACCTGAAGGAGCAACGCGGCGGAGGGGCGCCGGTCACCGCGCCGGTCACCGTGTCGTTCCCCGCGGTCATGCTGCGGATCTGGGAGAGCCCGAAGCCGGTCGTGTGCCGCCTCAACGGCACAGCCAGAGCGGGCGGCCTCGGCCTGGTGGCGGCGTGCGACTTCGCGATCGCCCCGCAGAGCGCGTCGTTCGCCTTCACCGAGGTGCGGCTCGGGGTGGTCCCCGCGATGATCGCGGCCACCTGCCTGCGCCGCCTGGAGCCCCGGGCCGCGGCCGAATACCTCCTGACCGGCGAGGTCTTCTCCGCCGCTCGCGCGGTGGAGATCGGGCTGCTCACCCGGGCCGTCCCGGAGGAGGACCTCGACGCGATGGTGGCGCACTACACGGGCATGCTGCTGCGCGGCGGCCCCGAGGCGCTGGCGATCACCAAGCGGCTCGTCCGCGAGGTGCCGCTGATGCCGGTCGAGGCGGGCCTGCGGGAGATGGCCGCGCTGTCGGCCGAGCGATTCGCCTCCGAAGAGGGACAGGAGGGCATCCGGGCCTTCGCCGAGAAACGCCCCGCCGCCTGGGTCCCCTCCGAGACCACGGGCGCGGAAGCCGGGCGATGA
- a CDS encoding acyclic terpene utilization AtuA family protein — translation MTAEAGRPRPLRVANCGGFYGDRLSAAREMVEGGPIDVLTGDWLAELTMSILAGNRLKGRPGYARTFLTQMEQVLGTCLDQGVKVVSNAGGLDPAGCAEAVSALADRLGLRVNVAHVTGDDLMPLAEPPVNAGTGEILRETPLTANAYLGGRPIAVALEHGADVVVTGRVTDAALVTGPGMWWFGWRPGDLDALAGSVVAGHVIECGCQATGGNYAFFEEVPGLPDCGFPIAELHADGSSVITKHPGTGGLVSTGTVTAQLLYEIASPRYPGPDVTARFDTVRLEQEGPDRVRITGVRGEAPPETLKVAVTCLGGFRNTMTLVLTGLDIAAKARVAQEAIWARVPRDSFDQVHVELTPLETGGTALLRITVMDSDARTAGRAFSSAVVETGLASYPGFFGLTPPADASPYGVYWPSSVDARTVIPVVTVGGLRMEVPYTPPEPQAPLLSSDLYGAAGDVADRQAAPPYTGDLTSGPVRPLGRIAGARSGDKGGDANLGVWVRDPAHYPWLAAFLTVERLRELLPEVGRLPVERFALPNLHALNFVVHGLLGRGVAASPLLDPQAKALGERLRAVRVPVPS, via the coding sequence ATGACGGCCGAGGCCGGGCGACCGAGGCCGCTGCGGGTCGCGAACTGCGGCGGCTTCTACGGCGACCGGCTCTCGGCGGCGCGGGAGATGGTCGAGGGCGGGCCGATCGACGTCCTGACCGGCGACTGGCTCGCCGAGCTCACCATGTCGATCCTCGCCGGCAACCGGCTGAAGGGCCGCCCCGGCTACGCCCGCACCTTCCTCACCCAGATGGAGCAGGTCCTCGGCACCTGTCTGGACCAGGGCGTCAAAGTGGTCTCCAACGCGGGCGGCCTGGACCCGGCCGGCTGCGCGGAGGCGGTCTCCGCCCTGGCCGACCGGCTGGGGCTGCGCGTGAACGTCGCCCACGTCACCGGCGACGACCTCATGCCGCTCGCCGAGCCGCCGGTCAACGCCGGCACCGGCGAGATCCTGCGGGAGACCCCGCTCACCGCCAACGCCTACCTCGGCGGACGGCCGATCGCGGTGGCGCTGGAGCACGGCGCGGACGTCGTCGTCACCGGGCGGGTCACCGACGCGGCGCTGGTCACCGGGCCCGGCATGTGGTGGTTCGGCTGGCGTCCCGGCGACCTCGACGCGCTGGCCGGTTCGGTCGTCGCGGGGCACGTCATCGAGTGCGGCTGCCAGGCGACCGGCGGCAACTACGCCTTCTTCGAGGAGGTGCCCGGCCTGCCCGACTGCGGTTTCCCCATCGCCGAACTGCACGCGGACGGGTCGAGCGTGATCACCAAGCACCCGGGCACCGGCGGGCTGGTCTCGACCGGCACCGTGACCGCGCAGCTGCTGTACGAGATCGCCTCACCCCGCTATCCCGGCCCTGATGTGACGGCCCGGTTCGACACCGTACGCCTGGAACAGGAGGGTCCGGACCGGGTCAGGATCACGGGCGTACGCGGCGAGGCCCCGCCGGAGACGCTGAAGGTGGCGGTCACCTGCCTCGGCGGCTTCCGCAACACGATGACCCTCGTGCTCACCGGCCTGGACATCGCCGCGAAGGCCCGGGTCGCGCAGGAGGCGATCTGGGCCCGCGTGCCCCGCGACTCGTTCGACCAGGTCCACGTGGAGCTGACCCCCCTGGAGACAGGCGGGACCGCGTTGCTGCGGATCACGGTCATGGACTCCGACGCCCGCACGGCGGGACGGGCGTTCTCCTCGGCGGTGGTGGAGACCGGCCTGGCGAGCTACCCCGGCTTCTTCGGGCTGACGCCGCCCGCCGACGCCTCTCCCTACGGCGTCTACTGGCCATCCTCGGTCGACGCCCGTACCGTGATCCCGGTCGTGACCGTCGGCGGGCTCCGCATGGAGGTGCCGTACACGCCGCCCGAACCACAGGCCCCGCTGCTCTCCTCGGACCTGTACGGCGCGGCCGGAGACGTCGCGGATCGCCAGGCGGCCCCGCCGTACACGGGTGATCTCACGAGCGGGCCGGTCCGGCCGCTGGGCAGGATCGCAGGCGCGCGGTCGGGCGACAAGGGCGGCGACGCCAATCTCGGCGTCTGGGTGCGCGACCCCGCCCACTACCCGTGGCTCGCGGCGTTCCTGACCGTGGAGCGGCTCAGGGAACTGCTGCCGGAGGTCGGCCGGCTGCCGGTGGAGCGGTTCGCGCTGCCGAACCTGCACGCGCTCAACTTCGTGGTGCACGGCCTGCTGGGCAGGGGCGTCGCCGCGAGCCCGCTCCTCGACCCGCAGGCCAAGGCGCTCGGGGAACGCCTGCGCGCGGTCCGCGTACCGGTTCCGTCGTGA
- a CDS encoding ferritin-like domain-containing protein — protein sequence MDTEAFIALLNEDLESEYRSIVQYVQHAATIKGAQYLSIIEELKQHLGQELNHASTLAEQIDFLGGVPSVRVPEIPVATDSAQALRLDLELEQEQLRRYRERVEQAQQLGLSDVAEALRPLLQQTQDHVMDLQTVLGE from the coding sequence ATGGACACGGAGGCCTTCATCGCCCTCCTGAACGAGGACCTGGAGAGCGAGTACCGCTCGATCGTGCAGTACGTCCAGCACGCGGCGACGATCAAGGGCGCGCAGTACCTGTCGATCATCGAGGAGCTCAAGCAGCACCTCGGCCAGGAGCTCAACCACGCGAGCACGCTGGCCGAGCAGATCGACTTCCTCGGCGGCGTGCCGAGCGTCCGCGTTCCCGAGATCCCGGTCGCGACCGACAGCGCGCAGGCGTTGCGGCTCGACCTCGAACTGGAGCAGGAGCAGCTGCGCCGCTACCGCGAGCGGGTGGAGCAGGCCCAGCAGCTCGGCCTGAGCGACGTCGCCGAGGCGCTGCGCCCGCTGCTGCAGCAGACGCAGGACCACGTCATGGACCTGCAGACCGTGCTGGGCGAATGA
- a CDS encoding serine/threonine-protein kinase: MVALEAGDPARLGPFALLDRLGEGGQGVVFLGRGPQGERVAVKLLHTRLTADPEARERFLREVALAQRVAPFCTAPVLHADLAGNQPYIVSEFVPGPSLRQLVDREGPRRGAALERLAISTATALAAIHRAGITHRDFKPANVLMGPEGPVVIDFGVARAFDSPQATATGVSIGTPAYLAPEVLSGGTAGAAADMFAWGVTMVFAATGRPAFGADSIPSVITRILRDEPDLGDLAAPLRDIVAACLSKDPAPRPPAQEIVARLTGQSHSVAAPFPPAGAGHGGQAGASAPRLPGPTPPPAGHATVPGAARRPRRTVATWTAAGIGVPVLAAAAFVVPSWVSVRAAGGETAATEAPGPAASAPAEPPIPSPSEPATPSGHRSRRPSPGPATRPPGVTAKPAASPAPSPSHGGRARPSPTATGPATGPTEVPPTVPPTVRPTAKASPAPTKATATPTPSPTAKATPTRTPAPTPNPYTAKGVCGTGFAVVDSHSYGGQATTYLLYNASTGRNCVITLSRHTMPAKIRMSAVLKVKGGASAADAGAYTVYAGPLRLPAKGKCVIWGGGYGGASWSSAWSHCG, from the coding sequence ATGGTGGCGTTGGAGGCTGGGGACCCGGCCCGCCTGGGCCCGTTCGCACTCCTCGACCGGCTCGGGGAGGGTGGCCAGGGAGTCGTCTTCCTCGGCCGCGGCCCGCAGGGCGAGCGGGTCGCGGTGAAGCTGCTGCACACGCGGCTGACGGCGGATCCCGAGGCGCGGGAGCGCTTCCTGCGCGAGGTGGCGCTGGCGCAGCGGGTCGCGCCGTTCTGCACCGCCCCCGTGCTGCACGCCGACCTCGCCGGCAACCAGCCGTACATCGTCAGCGAGTTCGTGCCGGGGCCGTCGCTGCGGCAACTCGTGGACCGCGAGGGACCGCGCCGGGGAGCGGCGCTCGAACGGCTCGCCATCAGCACGGCGACGGCGCTGGCCGCCATCCACCGCGCGGGCATCACCCACCGCGACTTCAAGCCGGCCAACGTGCTGATGGGCCCCGAGGGGCCGGTTGTGATCGACTTCGGGGTGGCCAGGGCGTTCGACTCCCCGCAGGCCACGGCGACCGGCGTGTCCATCGGCACTCCCGCCTACCTGGCCCCCGAGGTGCTGTCGGGCGGCACGGCCGGCGCCGCGGCCGACATGTTCGCCTGGGGCGTCACGATGGTGTTCGCCGCCACCGGCAGGCCCGCCTTCGGCGCGGACTCGATCCCGTCGGTCATCACCCGCATCCTGCGCGACGAACCCGACCTCGGCGACCTCGCGGCGCCCCTGCGGGACATCGTCGCCGCCTGCCTGTCGAAGGACCCCGCGCCGCGGCCCCCGGCCCAGGAGATCGTCGCCCGCCTCACCGGCCAGTCCCACTCCGTCGCCGCGCCCTTCCCACCGGCCGGCGCGGGCCACGGCGGGCAGGCCGGTGCCTCCGCGCCGCGCCTCCCCGGGCCCACACCGCCTCCCGCCGGGCACGCCACCGTGCCGGGCGCGGCGAGGAGACCCCGCCGTACGGTGGCGACCTGGACGGCGGCCGGGATCGGGGTGCCCGTTCTGGCGGCCGCGGCCTTCGTGGTGCCGTCCTGGGTCTCGGTGCGCGCGGCCGGCGGCGAGACCGCCGCGACGGAGGCCCCCGGCCCGGCGGCGTCCGCGCCCGCCGAGCCGCCGATCCCGTCGCCGTCCGAGCCGGCCACTCCCTCGGGGCACCGGAGCAGGAGGCCCTCACCGGGTCCCGCGACCCGGCCGCCCGGTGTGACCGCGAAGCCCGCCGCCTCACCCGCGCCCTCGCCCTCGCACGGTGGCCGGGCACGGCCGTCACCCACCGCGACCGGGCCGGCGACCGGGCCCACCGAGGTCCCTCCGACAGTCCCTCCGACAGTCCGTCCGACGGCGAAGGCCAGTCCGGCGCCGACGAAGGCCACCGCGACGCCCACGCCCAGCCCGACGGCGAAGGCGACGCCCACGAGGACCCCGGCGCCCACGCCCAACCCGTACACGGCGAAGGGCGTGTGCGGGACCGGCTTCGCCGTCGTCGACTCGCACTCCTACGGCGGGCAGGCGACGACATACCTGCTCTACAACGCCTCCACCGGCCGCAACTGCGTGATCACGCTCTCTCGCCACACGATGCCCGCTAAGATCAGAATGAGCGCGGTGCTGAAGGTGAAGGGCGGCGCGTCGGCCGCCGACGCCGGCGCCTACACCGTGTACGCGGGGCCGCTCCGGCTGCCCGCCAAGGGCAAATGTGTCATCTGGGGTGGCGGATACGGGGGCGCCTCCTGGAGCAGCGCGTGGTCCCACTGCGGCTGA
- a CDS encoding acetyl/propionyl/methylcrotonyl-CoA carboxylase subunit alpha translates to MIGRLLVANRGEIARRVFRTCRELGVETVAVFSDADADAPHVAEADQAVRLGAPLAYLDPGRLVEAARRSGADAVHPGYGFLSEHAGFARAVLDAGLTWIGPSPEAVAAMGTKIEAKALMAEAGVPVLPTIPLSPDIPPQLTFPVLVKASAGGGGRGMRVVRDPAGLAEAVASARREALSAFGDGTLFAEPLQEGARHIEVQILADGHGTVWALGERECSIQRRHQKVIEEAPSPAVTPELRRELSDAAIRAARAIGYTGAGTVEFLVSDEGFFFLEMNTRLQVEHPVTECVYGVDLVRLQIEVAEGARLAALPPSPVGHAIEARLYAEDAQGRPQSGVLHRFEIPGVDGEFGLGARLRLDSGVVSGGEVGVHYDPMLAKVVSYGGDRAEAARRLAHALARARIHGLTTNRDILVGVLRHPDFLSGALDTGFLDRRPVPATLAGPGAVRLSALAAALAGAAANRAAARRDGVLGGLPSGWRNVPSQPRRTAYDADDGRLEIAYRLTRDGLRAEGFEDVALVSAEPGRVVLETEGLRHAFEVAAYPGVVHVDSPLGPVRLVPVERLPEPATRVSSGALPAPMPGTVLRVEVKPGDVVEAGQPVVVLEAMKMEHLIVAPASGTVAALHVAPGARVEAGAPLADIEPEREPEPAAETKPTPAPETAPAVETTRVTDGGPDIAAHEGALTEAPTEAPTEARSSAGVEPAPSGEVEPG, encoded by the coding sequence ATGATCGGGCGGCTGCTGGTCGCGAACCGCGGGGAGATCGCCCGCAGGGTGTTCCGCACCTGCCGTGAGCTGGGCGTGGAGACCGTCGCCGTCTTCTCCGACGCCGACGCCGACGCGCCGCACGTGGCCGAGGCCGACCAGGCCGTACGGCTGGGCGCCCCGCTGGCGTACCTCGACCCGGGCCGCCTGGTCGAGGCGGCCCGGCGGTCGGGGGCCGACGCGGTGCATCCCGGGTACGGGTTCCTGTCGGAGCACGCCGGGTTCGCCCGCGCCGTGCTGGACGCCGGGCTGACCTGGATCGGCCCCTCGCCCGAGGCCGTCGCCGCGATGGGCACGAAGATCGAGGCCAAGGCGCTGATGGCCGAGGCCGGGGTGCCGGTCCTGCCGACCATCCCGCTGTCCCCGGACATCCCGCCCCAGCTGACGTTTCCCGTGCTGGTCAAGGCGTCGGCGGGCGGCGGCGGGCGGGGCATGCGGGTGGTGCGCGACCCGGCCGGGCTCGCCGAGGCGGTCGCGTCGGCCCGCCGCGAGGCCCTGTCGGCCTTCGGCGACGGCACGTTGTTCGCCGAGCCGCTGCAGGAGGGCGCCCGTCACATCGAGGTGCAGATCCTCGCCGACGGGCACGGCACGGTCTGGGCGCTCGGCGAGCGGGAGTGCTCCATCCAGCGCCGCCACCAGAAGGTGATCGAGGAGGCCCCCTCCCCCGCCGTCACCCCCGAGCTGCGCCGTGAGCTGAGCGACGCCGCGATCCGGGCCGCCCGCGCGATCGGCTACACCGGCGCGGGCACCGTCGAGTTCCTCGTGTCGGACGAGGGCTTCTTCTTCCTGGAGATGAACACCCGTCTGCAGGTGGAGCACCCGGTGACCGAGTGCGTCTACGGGGTCGACCTGGTCCGGCTGCAGATCGAGGTGGCCGAGGGCGCGCGGCTCGCCGCGCTGCCGCCGAGCCCGGTGGGCCACGCGATCGAGGCCCGCCTGTACGCGGAGGACGCCCAGGGACGCCCCCAGAGCGGCGTGCTGCACCGCTTCGAGATCCCCGGCGTGGACGGCGAGTTCGGTCTCGGCGCCCGGCTGCGGCTCGACTCCGGGGTGGTCTCCGGCGGCGAGGTGGGCGTCCACTACGACCCGATGCTCGCCAAGGTCGTCTCGTACGGCGGAGACCGGGCGGAGGCGGCCCGGCGGCTGGCGCACGCGCTCGCACGGGCCCGCATCCACGGGCTGACGACCAACCGCGACATCCTCGTGGGCGTGCTGCGGCACCCGGACTTCCTGTCCGGGGCGCTCGACACCGGCTTCCTCGACCGGCGTCCCGTTCCGGCGACGCTCGCCGGGCCCGGGGCCGTACGGCTGTCGGCCCTCGCGGCGGCGCTCGCCGGGGCGGCGGCGAACCGGGCGGCGGCGCGGCGCGACGGGGTCCTCGGCGGGCTGCCGAGCGGCTGGCGCAACGTGCCCTCGCAGCCCCGGCGCACCGCGTACGACGCCGACGACGGCCGCCTGGAGATCGCCTACCGCCTGACCAGGGACGGGCTGCGGGCCGAGGGCTTCGAGGACGTCGCCCTGGTGTCGGCCGAGCCCGGCCGGGTGGTGCTGGAGACGGAAGGCCTGCGGCACGCGTTCGAGGTGGCGGCCTATCCGGGCGTGGTGCATGTCGACTCGCCTCTCGGGCCGGTCCGGCTCGTCCCGGTGGAGCGGCTGCCCGAGCCCGCCACGCGGGTGTCGTCGGGAGCACTGCCCGCCCCGATGCCGGGTACGGTCCTGCGTGTCGAGGTGAAGCCCGGCGACGTCGTCGAGGCCGGGCAGCCGGTGGTCGTGCTGGAGGCGATGAAGATGGAGCACCTGATCGTGGCCCCCGCCTCGGGCACCGTGGCCGCCCTGCACGTGGCGCCGGGCGCGCGGGTCGAGGCCGGCGCACCCCTCGCCGACATCGAACCCGAGCGCGAGCCCGAGCCCGCAGCCGAGACCAAGCCCACACCCGCGCCCGAGACCGCGCCCGCAGTGGAGACCACGCGTGTGACCGATGGCGGGCCCGACATCGCGGCCCACGAGGGAGCCCTCACCGAGGCCCCCACCGAGGCCCCCACCGAGGCCCGCAGTTCGGCCGGCGTCGAGCCGGCTCCGAGCGGGGAGGTGGAGCCGGGATGA
- a CDS encoding helix-turn-helix transcriptional regulator → MDLGVRLRRLRENARLSGKDLAERLHWQPSKVSRIENARQTASEDDVAAWGKAVEADPQTMDALVRQAAGLQERQESWRQRQRNGLAALQEDIRDLETRTLLFRAFEPGVVIGLLQTTEYARHVFGKLGRLYRSAADVDDAIRIRMRRQEILYDPARRFRFVMPEAVLRYRLAPPEVMRGQLDRLIAVTTLPNVEFGLLPFEAPLPSAPTNSFWIYDNALVGVSTGTRDLLLRDAGEVEFYARAFEEFCEVAAFRDDARALIVRALDDYTGHPPR, encoded by the coding sequence ATGGATCTGGGGGTCCGGCTGCGCCGGCTGCGGGAGAACGCCCGCCTGTCCGGGAAGGACCTCGCCGAGCGGCTCCACTGGCAGCCGTCCAAGGTCTCGCGCATCGAGAACGCCCGCCAGACCGCCTCCGAGGACGACGTGGCCGCCTGGGGGAAGGCCGTGGAGGCCGACCCGCAGACGATGGACGCCCTGGTCAGGCAGGCGGCCGGGCTCCAGGAGCGGCAGGAGTCCTGGCGGCAGCGGCAGCGGAACGGCCTGGCCGCCCTGCAGGAGGACATTCGCGACCTGGAGACGCGGACCCTGCTGTTCCGGGCCTTCGAGCCCGGGGTGGTGATCGGACTGCTGCAGACCACGGAGTACGCCCGGCACGTCTTCGGGAAGCTCGGGCGGCTGTACCGGTCGGCCGCCGACGTGGACGATGCGATCCGGATCCGGATGCGGCGCCAGGAGATCCTGTACGACCCGGCGCGGCGGTTCCGGTTCGTCATGCCCGAGGCGGTGCTGCGTTACCGGCTCGCGCCACCCGAGGTGATGCGCGGCCAGCTCGACCGGCTGATCGCGGTGACGACGCTGCCGAACGTCGAGTTCGGCCTGCTGCCGTTCGAGGCGCCGCTGCCGTCCGCGCCGACGAACTCGTTCTGGATCTACGACAACGCCCTGGTGGGGGTCTCCACCGGCACCCGGGACCTGCTGCTGCGCGACGCCGGCGAGGTCGAGTTCTACGCCCGGGCATTCGAGGAGTTCTGCGAGGTGGCGGCCTTCCGGGACGACGCGAGGGCGCTGATCGTCCGCGCCCTCGACGACTACACCGGCCACCCGCCGCGCTGA